A part of Aegilops tauschii subsp. strangulata cultivar AL8/78 chromosome 2, Aet v6.0, whole genome shotgun sequence genomic DNA contains:
- the LOC109755883 gene encoding heavy metal-associated isoprenylated plant protein 4 codes for MGGETKVVEETKVELKTAVYKVHVHCGQCARDIETQFTEFHGVQEVKLDAGSGKVTVRGVGFDEEKLRVKVSRGCRRHVEYIPPPPPPKEIITEVKSTKEEIKIITVKVPLHCPDCAVMVREILLEHKHIYAAKADLGKNTCVIEGVIEEKKLTEYIYQRTRKHCVIDKVETTVRIVEETVVVKKKKEEVVEKVVEEVAEVVEEKIKEVVAPYFLPCTHPHFADYSHPSHRCGGDSCSPYGGGGGYGYGHGHGYGGGGYGHGYGGGCGSYSMHSELRGYQDTSFLHCSHPVDFLSHDNPNGCSVM; via the exons ATGGGGGGAGAGACCAAGGTGGTCGAGGAGACCAAGGTCGAGCTGAAGACGGCCGTGTACAAGGTGCACGTCCACTGCGGGCAATGCGCGCGCGACATAGAGACGCAGTTCACCGAGTTCCACG GGGTTCAGGAGGTGAAACTGGACGCCGGGTCAGGGAAGGTGACGGTGAGGGGCGTCGGGTTCGACGAGGAGAAGCTCAGGGTGAAGGTATCCAGGGGATGCAGGAGGCACGTTGAGTACATACCTCCCCCACCTCCCCCCAAGGAGATAATCACCGAGGTCAAGAGCACGAAAGAG GAGATCAAGATCATAACGGTGAAGGTTCCCTTGCACTGTCCGGACTGCGCAGTCATGGTCAGAGAGATCCTGCTTGAGCACAAGC ATATTTACGCTGCCAAGGCGGACTTGGGCAAGAACACTTGTGTCATCGAAGGCGTCATCGAGGAGAAGAAGCTGACCGAGTACATCTACCAGAGAACGCGCAAGCACTGCGTCATCGACAAGGTAGAGACGACGGTGCGCATCGTGGAGGAGACGGtcgtggtgaagaagaagaaagaggaggtGGTCGAGAAGGTGGTCGAAGAGGTTGCAGAGGTTGTAGAGGAGAAGATCAAGGAGGTGGTGGCCCCCTACTTCCTCCCCTGCACGCACCCGCACTTCGCCGACTACTCGCACCCGTCGCACCGctgcggcggcgacagctgctcGCCGTACGGTGGCGGTGGTGGTTACGGTTATGGCCACGGGCACGGCTACGGTGGTGGTGGTTACGGTCATGGCTACGGTGGTGGCTGCGGGTCATACAGTATGCACTCTGAGCTCAGAGGGTACCAGGACACGTCATTCTTGCATTGCTCGCACCCTGTTGACTTCCTCAGTCACGACAACCCCAATGGATGCTCCGTGATGTAG